The genomic region CCACCGCGACCGTGTTCGGGACCCAGGTGTAGTGCTGGGTCATCGCGGGGTCCGCCGCGATCGCCTCGCAGACCCGGGCGACTCCGGGGGTGTAGGCCAGCGACAGGTCGTCGCGGTCGGCGAGCGGGGCGGTGGAGCGGATCTCCATCTTGCCGCCGAGGTGGAGGTCGAAGACGGGGTCCCCGGCGTGCGGGTGCGAGGGCGGGGTCGGAGCTGCGGTCATCGGGATCGGCACACTTTCCAGGCACGAGGCCGTCATGGAGGAGGGGGCTGGCTCGACGCGACAGGGGTGGCACCGCGGAACCGGCCCGGACGGGGCTGGGTTGCTCGCAGTCTGACACAGCCGGTCGAGCGCACCCGGGTGGATCGCGTCACACCGGGGCGGCCCCGCGAGGGACCGCACCCGGGCCCGGCCCGGGTCAGAACGGTCGCGGGCGGGGCCGCAGCCGACCCCGGACGACGGCGAGCACCTCGCGCTCGGGGACCGGGCCGCGGTGCCGGGAGTCGACCCCGCGGGCCGGGTTGTCGCTGAGCAGCCACCACGCGGGCGACCCGTCGCGCGCCGTACGCCGCTCGACCGCGCGCTTGACCGCAACCGTGCCGTCGGCGAAGCGCGCCACGACGAGCCGTCCGGGGCGGACCTGTCCGTGGTGGTCGACGAGCAGCAGGTCACCGGGACGCAGCGTCGGCTCCATCGACGCGCCGCTCACATGGGCCAGGCCCAGTCTGGGTAACCGGTCCGCCAGACGGCGGCTGCCTCGTGCTCCCCGCGTCACGGGAGTAGTGTCGCAGCCCAGCCCGCGGCTCCGTTGCCGGAGCCCGTGGGCCGGTCGGTCGAGCTCGGCCGGCCAGCGTCGCCAACCGAAGACGAGAGGACCCGTATGTTCGCCCCCACCCTCGAGGTTTCCGCCCACTGCGACCTGCCGTGCGGCGTCTACGACCCCGCTCAGGCCCGCATCGAGGCCGAGTCGGTCAAGGCGATCATCGCCAAGGTCGCGGACAACGCCGACCCCGACTTCCGCACCCGCGCCGTGCTCATCAAGGAGCAGCGCTCGGACCTGGTCAAGCACCACCTGTGGGTGCTGTGGACCGACTACTTCAAGCCGCCGCACTTCGAGAAGTACCCGCAGCTGCACCAGCTGTTCAACGAGGCCACCAAGCTCGCCGGCGGCGGCGGTGGCACCAAGGCCGTCTTCGACGCCGAGGTGGCCGACCAGCTGCTCGCGAAGATCGACCAGATCGCCGAGATCTTCTGGGAGACCAAGAAGGCCTGAGATCCACCGCGGGTCGTCCGACCTGCAGCTCTACCCACTCGACGCCGCCCCGGTCCACACGGACCGGGGCGGCGTCGAGCACGTTGCGGGCCCTGAGTTCGCAACACCGGCCCCGAAGGTCGCCCGAACAACTGGGTGGGCCTGGCCCCGGTCCTGGTCGACCTCCGACGTCTCGCAGCCGTCGTCCACTAGGGTCGCCCCCGGCACACCGACCGGACGAAGGACGATCACATGGCTGGCGATTCCCTGGCTGGCAGCACCCACGGCCCCGGGCCGCGCCCGGACGTCGAGCTGCGACTGCCCGCCGACGGCGCCTACGTCTCGGTGCTCCGCACGACCACGGCCGGTCTCGCTGCCCGCCTGGACTTCACCATCGACGACATCGAGGACCTGCGGATCGCCGTCGGTGAGGCCTGCGCGATCGTCCTTCCCGAGGCCGACCCCGCCTCGGACCTGTGCTGCCGGTTCTACCTGCAACCGGGCCGCCTGACCGTCGCGGTCGGCGTCGACACCACCACGCCGGCGGCGCCGGACCCGGACAGCTTCGCCTGGCAGGTGCTGACCACGATCGCGGAGTCGGCCCGCTCCGAGACCGCTCCGGGGAGCCTGACCGTCACGATGACCATGCGCTCCTCGCTGTTCGGGGACGACGCCTGATGGTGGAGCAACCCCAGCCGTCCTCGGCGGCGCCCGATCCGCCGCCCACGACCGGGGAGGCCACCCGCCAGCGCAGCGCGGAGCTCTTCGCCGCGCTGCGCGCCGAGACCACCTCGGCCCTGGAGCGCGAGGACGCCCGCGACGCGCTGGTGCACCTCCACCTGCCACTGGTCGAGCACTGCGCGCGACGCTTCCGCAACCGTGGGGAGCCGTTCGAGGACCTCGTCCAGGTCGGCACGATCGGGCTGATCAAGTCGATCGACCGCTTCGACCTGGACCGGGGCGTGGAGTTCTCCACCTACGCCACCCCGACGATCATCGGCGAGATCAAGCGACACTTCCGCGACAAGGGCTGGGCGATCCGGGTGCCGCGGCGGCTCCAGGAGCTGCGCATGCAGATCGGCGCCGCCACCGCCGAGCTCACCCAGAGCCTGGGTCGCTCCCCCACGCCCCGCGAGCTCGCCGAGTCGATCGGCTGCTCGGTGGAGGAGATCGTCGAGGGCATCGAGTCCAGCAACGCCTACAGCACGCTCTCCCTCGATGCGAGCGACGACAGCGACGACGGCGCGGCCACGATGCTCGACGCGATCGGCATCGACGACGCCGGTCTGGAGCACGTCGAGATCCGTGAGTCGATCAAGCCGCTGCTGGACCGGCTGGAGGCCCGGGAGAAGAAGATCCTGCTGCTGCGGTTCTTCAAGAACATGACCCAGTCCCAGATCGCGGCCGAGATCGGCGTCTCCCAGATGCACGTCTCCCGGCTGCTCAACCGGACCCTCGCCCAGCTGCGCCAGTCGCTGGAGCAGGTGGACTGACCTCCGGCCGCGGGGTCCCGATCAGCGGGACCTCGCCGCTACCCCGCCTCCGCCCCCATCCGCTTTGCGAGCACCTCGACGCCCGGACCGGTCAGGTCGGCGAGCGCGACCGCCCGGCCGGTGACCGCCATGGCGAGCGCCTCGACCGGCCCGCGGACCGGGCTGCCGGAGCCGGCGGCCCAGTCGGCGTCGGCCGCCTCCAGCCGCAGGCCGGTCAGCCGGCCGGCGGGCACGAGCGCGGCGGCGGCGCCCGGCGAGGCGAGGTGATCGAGCAGGAGGGTCCAGTGCTCCCGCGGTACGTCGACGGCAGCTCCGAGCGGCCGGGCGATGTCGCGCAGGTGCACGCAGGTCTCGGCGAACGGGCCCATCGGGCCGACCCGGGGCGGGCTGACCCGGTCCGCCGCGTGCCGGCGCAGCAGCGCGAGCGTCTCCTCGCGGGGCCGGCGCGCGAGCCGGCGGGCGACGTCGTCGACGGTGCGGTCGGTGTCACCCCGGTGCCGCATGGCCGTGAGGAAGAAGCGCGCGAAGCTCACGGTCATCGGCTGCAGGAGGTGCGCCGCGAGCGTCCCCACGCTCCATCCGGCACACAGCGACGGAGCCCGCCACTCCTCGGGGGACAGCGAGTCCAGGAAGTCGGCGATCAGCAGCCGGTTGCGGTGGGTCAGGTCGTGGATCTCCGCGGCGCTCATGGCCGGCCGCCCGCGGCCAACTGCCGGATCTCGTCGTTGAGCGCGCTCACGACCCGGACGGCGACCTCGATGTCCTCTCGGGTGCACCCCGGGGCCAGTGCGGACAGCGCGCTCAGCTCGTCCTCCCTGATCCGCCGCATCGCCTCCGCGCCGGGACCGGTGGCGGCGACGAGCACCGACCTGCGGTGCGCCGGGTTGGCGCGGACCCCGACGTAGCCGCGGGCTCGCAGGTCGTCGACATGGCGCTGGACGCCCTGCCGAGCGATCTGCAGCCGCGCCGCGATCGCCGGCACTGTGGAGTCGCCGGACTCGACGAGGACCTCGAGCACCGCGCGCATGCCGACGGTCAGGCCCTGGCTGCTCAGCGACGCCTCGACCACCCGCGCCGAGTTCAGGACGAGCGGGCGCACCTGCCGCAGCAGTGCGTACCACGCGACCCCTCGCTCCCGGGACATGACAACAAGGTTGTCATATTGGCGTGGCGGGGTCTACCCGTTCTCGTCGGTACGCCGCGACCCGGTGGGGTCGTCGACCAGGGCGGCGGTGCTCGCGGGGTGCAGCACCCCGACCAGCACGACCGCAGCGAGCACGGCGAGCCCGACTGCCACGAGGGTGGTGTCCCCGCCACGGAAGCTCCAGGCGAGCCCGAGCAGGATCAGCTGGGTGAGGATGACCGGGGCCCGCGCCCAGGTCGCGAGCCGGGTCAGCATCCAGGCGCACAGGGCGAGCGCCGCGGCGTACCCGAGGAAGAAGATGCTGGTGGTCACGCCCATCGTGACCCGCTCCATCGAGATGTTGGCCAGCTCCAGCACGGCACTGAGGGCCAGCAGCAGGGCCTCCAGGCCGGTGACGGCGGCGGCCACGAGGAGGGGTCGGGGCGGGGCGGTCGGGGCGGGCTCGATCACGGCTGAAGCCTAGGCGTTCGACCTCGGGGTACCGTCCAGAGGAGCGCACCGACGGTGACTGCTGTGACGAACGAGACCACCGAGACCCCTTGTCTGCCACCGTAAACCTTGCGAGGCTGTAACAGCGCTCGTGAATGCGTTCACTTTGTGGTGCCTCCACCCGAGCGCCCGCAGGCCTGAGCTGCCCCTGGCCTGCACGTACGTAGTAGAGATGAGGGATTCCCCAGCCATGGATTGGCGCCACCGTTCCGCATGCCTCGACGAGGACCCGGAGCTGTTCTTCCCGATCGGCAACACCGGTCCGGCCATCCTCCAGATCGAGGAGGCCAAGCAGGTGTGCCGACGCTGCGAGGTGCGCGAACAGTGCCTCGCGTGGGCGCTCGAGGCTGGCCAGGACCACGGAGTCTGGGGCGGTCTGAGCGAGGACGAGCGACGTGCACTCAAGCGTCGCAACGCCCGCGCCCGCGTCCGCACCGCGTGATCCGGTAGCCCGACACAGCCGAGCAGAACAGCTTCACCAGCCAGACCCGACGGTCCGGCGTCTTCTGGTGGTGATCTCGACGAGATCGCCCGCCAGCGGGCGCTGGACCATCGTGCTTTCCGGGCGGGCCCTCAGGCCGGTTCGAGCGGTACGTCGATGGCCGCGCGGGTCCCCCGCCCGCCGCTCGCGGCCGCCGAGCCGAGGTCCAGGTGGCCGCCGAGCTCGGACTCCACGAGCGTGCGCACGATCGAGAGCCCGAGGTTCGTGGACCCGTCGAGGTCGAACCCGGGCGGCAGTCCCCGGCCGTCGTCCTCGACGCTGAGGCGCAGCCGTCCCGCGGACCGCTCGACGCGGACCTCGATCGAGCCGACCAGCCCGGCCCCCGGCGCCGCGGGGTCGCCGGGATCACCGAGGTCGCCTGGGTCGTCGGGGTCGTAGCCGTGCTCGACGGCGTTCTGGAGCACCTCGGTGAGCACCATCGCCAGCGCCGTCGCCGTCTCGCTCGGCAGCACCCCGAAGGAGCCGGTACGCCGGACCCGGATCCGCCCGCCGACCGCGCCGACGTCGGTGACCATCGCCCCGAGCCGGTCCGCGACCGCGTCGAACTCGACGGTCTCCTCCACGGCCTGGCTGAGCGTCTCGTGCACGATCGCGATGGTCCCCACCCGGCGCACCGCCTCCTCCAGCGCGGCCTTGGCCGCCTCGGAGTCCATCCGGCGCGCCTGCAGCCGCAGCAGCGCCGCGACCGTCTGCAGGTTGTTCTTCACCCGGTGGTGGATCTCCCGGATCGTCGCGTCCTTGGTGACCAGCTCCCGGTCTCGGCGGCGCAGGTCCGTGACGTCGCGGGCGAGCACCAGCGCGCCGATGTGCTCCCCGTGACGGCGCAGCGGGATCGAGCGGACGATCAACGAGACCCCGTCGGTGCCGATCTCGGTGTCGCGGTGCGCGCGCCCGCCGAGCACCGCGCTGAGCGTCTCCTCGTCGGGGCGCCGCCGCGGCGGCACCAGCTCCCGGGTCAGGTCCGCGAGCAGCAGGCCGGCCAGGTCGCCGGAGAGCCCCAGCCGGCGGTAGGCCGACAGCGCGTTCGGGCTGGCGTAGGCGACCCGCCCCTCGGCGTCCACCCGCAGGAACCCGTCCCCGACCCGGGGGGTGTCGGTGTGGTCGCTGCGCGGCCCCGGGACCGGGAAGTCGCCCTGGGCGATCATCTGGGTCAGGTCCGCAGCGGTCTGCAGGTAGGACAGCTCCAGCCGACTGGGGGTGCGGACGCCGAGCAGGTTGGTGTTGCGGGCCACCACCGCGATCACCGCGCCGGCGCGCCGCACCGGGATCGTCTCCACCCGCACCGGCACGTCGTCGCGCCACTCCGGGTCGCCCTCGCGTACCAGCCGCGCCTCGGCGTACGCCAGGTCGAGCATCGGCCGGCGGCCGTGCGGCATGAACGTGCCGACCACGTCGTCGACGTACGCCGTGGGGCCGGTCGTGGGGCGCATCTGACCGGCCGCCCAGAAGCCCTTCCCGTCGCGGTCCGGCAGCCACAGCACCAGGTCGGCGAAGGAGAGGTCGGCGATGATCTGCCAGTCCGCCTGGAGCAGCTGGAGCCAGGCGACGTCGTCCTCGTCGAGGTCGGTATGGGTGCGAACCAGCTCGACCAGGGACACCACGGACACCAGCCTAGAGGCACCGGTGTGGACCTAGCGGTCCAGACCTGCCCGATCTTTGGCATGATCGACGCCATGTCCGGTCCCTACTGGAAGCAGGTCCACGCACGGCGGCTCGCCGTGCCCTCGGACCGACCCCTCGACGAGCTCACCGCCGAGCTCACCACGATGCTCGGCGCGACCGATCCCGAGCTGCGCGACGGCACCGCCTATCCCGCACTGGCCACCTGGCTGAGCCGCGGCGTGTACGACGATCTGCTGCCCGGCCTCGGCGACGGGATGGCCGCCGGCCTGCAGAACGGCCTCGGCGAGGACGGCACCGACACGATCTTCCGGCGCAGCTTCTCCGCCCTGCTGCTCGGCGAGTGCATCGAGCGCGACAACGACAACGCACTGGTGCCCGCCGGCAAGATCCTGGAGTGGGGCGACCGGATCGCGACCTGGTTGCTGCGCGAGCGCGATCTGCGCGGCTACGTGCCCGGCAAGGGCTGGGCCCACGCCGTCGCCCACGGCGCCGACGCGCTGGCCGCCCTCGCCCAGTCCCCGCACCTCGGCACCCCCGAGCTGACGGTCGTGCTCGATGTCGTGGCCGACCGCGCGCTGCTCCCGACCGACCGGCTGCTGACCGCCGGCGAGCCGGACCGGCTCGCGCACGCCACCATGCAGGTGCTGCGCCGCGGCAAGGTGCCGCTGGAGGTGCTCGAGCCGTGGGTCGCCCGGCTGAGCGCCGGAGCGCGGACCCGCTCGCGCTACGACGACCGGGACCCCTTCCTGGCCGGCGGGAACGCCGAGGCGCTGCTGCGCTCGCTGTACCTCCAGCTCGCCCTGGCCCCCGAGCCGCCGCCGAACCGGTCCGACCTGCTGCTGGTCGTCGTCGAGGCGCTGCGCTCGACCAACCCCCACCACCTGCGCGCCCGCACCCCCGGCCGGAGCTAAGCGCGTCGCTGCGCCGGGCCGCTCGGTCCGGTGTCCTACCCTGCGCGGTATGAGTGACGTCACATCCGACCCCTGGCCCGACCTCTCCGCCGACGAGCCGCTTCCCGAGGGTCACCTGCGCGGCCACGCCGGTGAGCTGGCCGTCGCGGCGGCCCGCGCGCACGGCGTCGAGACGATGTTCACGCTCTCCGGGGCGCACGTCTTCCCGCTCTACGACGGCGCCGTGCAGGCGGACCCGCCGATGCGGCTGCTCGACGTGCGACACGAGCAGACCGCGGCGTTCGCCGCCGAGGCCACCGGGAAGCTGACCCGGGTGCCGGGGCTGGCGGTGCTGACCGCGGGCCCGGGCGTCACGAACGGCGTGAGCGCGATCGCCCAGGCCCAGTTCGCCGGCTCGCCGATGGTGGTCTTCGGTGGCCGCGCCCCCGCGAACCGGTGGGGCTCGGGCAGCCTCCAGGAGCTCGACCAGCCGCCGATCGTCGCGTCGGTGTCCAAGCTCGCCCGCACCCTGCCCACCGCCGGCGACGTCCTCGGCGGCGTCGACGAGGCGTTCCGGGCCGCCGGCTCCTCGCACCGGGGGCCGGTCTTCGTGGACGTCCCGATGGACGAGCTCTTCGCCCCCGCCTCCGGTCCCGCGCCGGCGCCCGTCGTGCCCGCCCGCGGCGCGGAGCCCGACCCGGACGACGTGGCGCGGATCGCCGCTCTGCTGGCCGAGGCGGCCCGCCCCACCCTCGTCCTCGGCACCGACGTGTGGGCGGACCGGGCCGAGGAGGCCGCGCGCCGCCTGGTCGAGACCGCCGGCCTGCCGGCGCTGACCAACGGGATGGGCCGCGGGGTGCTCCCCGGCGGCCACCCGCTG from Nocardioides pantholopis harbors:
- a CDS encoding WhiB family transcriptional regulator; this translates as MDWRHRSACLDEDPELFFPIGNTGPAILQIEEAKQVCRRCEVREQCLAWALEAGQDHGVWGGLSEDERRALKRRNARARVRTA
- a CDS encoding RNA polymerase sigma factor SigF → MVEQPQPSSAAPDPPPTTGEATRQRSAELFAALRAETTSALEREDARDALVHLHLPLVEHCARRFRNRGEPFEDLVQVGTIGLIKSIDRFDLDRGVEFSTYATPTIIGEIKRHFRDKGWAIRVPRRLQELRMQIGAATAELTQSLGRSPTPRELAESIGCSVEEIVEGIESSNAYSTLSLDASDDSDDGAATMLDAIGIDDAGLEHVEIRESIKPLLDRLEAREKKILLLRFFKNMTQSQIAAEIGVSQMHVSRLLNRTLAQLRQSLEQVD
- a CDS encoding S24/S26 family peptidase; amino-acid sequence: MTRGARGSRRLADRLPRLGLAHVSGASMEPTLRPGDLLLVDHHGQVRPGRLVVARFADGTVAVKRAVERRTARDGSPAWWLLSDNPARGVDSRHRGPVPEREVLAVVRGRLRPRPRPF
- a CDS encoding maleylpyruvate isomerase family mycothiol-dependent enzyme, with protein sequence MSAAEIHDLTHRNRLLIADFLDSLSPEEWRAPSLCAGWSVGTLAAHLLQPMTVSFARFFLTAMRHRGDTDRTVDDVARRLARRPREETLALLRRHAADRVSPPRVGPMGPFAETCVHLRDIARPLGAAVDVPREHWTLLLDHLASPGAAAALVPAGRLTGLRLEAADADWAAGSGSPVRGPVEALAMAVTGRAVALADLTGPGVEVLAKRMGAEAG
- a CDS encoding PAS domain-containing sensor histidine kinase → MVSLVELVRTHTDLDEDDVAWLQLLQADWQIIADLSFADLVLWLPDRDGKGFWAAGQMRPTTGPTAYVDDVVGTFMPHGRRPMLDLAYAEARLVREGDPEWRDDVPVRVETIPVRRAGAVIAVVARNTNLLGVRTPSRLELSYLQTAADLTQMIAQGDFPVPGPRSDHTDTPRVGDGFLRVDAEGRVAYASPNALSAYRRLGLSGDLAGLLLADLTRELVPPRRRPDEETLSAVLGGRAHRDTEIGTDGVSLIVRSIPLRRHGEHIGALVLARDVTDLRRRDRELVTKDATIREIHHRVKNNLQTVAALLRLQARRMDSEAAKAALEEAVRRVGTIAIVHETLSQAVEETVEFDAVADRLGAMVTDVGAVGGRIRVRRTGSFGVLPSETATALAMVLTEVLQNAVEHGYDPDDPGDLGDPGDPAAPGAGLVGSIEVRVERSAGRLRLSVEDDGRGLPPGFDLDGSTNLGLSIVRTLVESELGGHLDLGSAAASGGRGTRAAIDVPLEPA
- a CDS encoding DUF2785 domain-containing protein, whose protein sequence is MSGPYWKQVHARRLAVPSDRPLDELTAELTTMLGATDPELRDGTAYPALATWLSRGVYDDLLPGLGDGMAAGLQNGLGEDGTDTIFRRSFSALLLGECIERDNDNALVPAGKILEWGDRIATWLLRERDLRGYVPGKGWAHAVAHGADALAALAQSPHLGTPELTVVLDVVADRALLPTDRLLTAGEPDRLAHATMQVLRRGKVPLEVLEPWVARLSAGARTRSRYDDRDPFLAGGNAEALLRSLYLQLALAPEPPPNRSDLLLVVVEALRSTNPHHLRARTPGRS
- the sodN gene encoding superoxide dismutase, Ni, which translates into the protein MFAPTLEVSAHCDLPCGVYDPAQARIEAESVKAIIAKVADNADPDFRTRAVLIKEQRSDLVKHHLWVLWTDYFKPPHFEKYPQLHQLFNEATKLAGGGGGTKAVFDAEVADQLLAKIDQIAEIFWETKKA
- a CDS encoding MarR family winged helix-turn-helix transcriptional regulator, with product MSRERGVAWYALLRQVRPLVLNSARVVEASLSSQGLTVGMRAVLEVLVESGDSTVPAIAARLQIARQGVQRHVDDLRARGYVGVRANPAHRRSVLVAATGPGAEAMRRIREDELSALSALAPGCTREDIEVAVRVVSALNDEIRQLAAGGRP
- a CDS encoding ATP-binding protein produces the protein MAGDSLAGSTHGPGPRPDVELRLPADGAYVSVLRTTTAGLAARLDFTIDDIEDLRIAVGEACAIVLPEADPASDLCCRFYLQPGRLTVAVGVDTTTPAAPDPDSFAWQVLTTIAESARSETAPGSLTVTMTMRSSLFGDDA